A single Verrucomicrobiota bacterium DNA region contains:
- a CDS encoding PQQ-binding-like beta-propeller repeat protein, with product MKRWFSLLFILILAVSSANAQWNQWRGAADGQGEVSGKGAVTEWSENKNIIWKSPVTGRGSSSPIISGGKIFLTTADEKRNKTYLLCYDQKTGKKLWEKLVFWGELLNNVHKNNTHASPSVATDGETVTVLFGFKKAIWLAAYTIDGKGLWEKEVAKVKSNFGFGSSPLVYKKSVIVLCDMEPNPVLVAYNLLDGKELWKSFRDGPDDADFHSYSTPRIFNIQGKDQLVTVGLGRVKFYDPDSGKMLWDVEAGSDATVGTPLLDRRYLYLGGGWPQMGCSAIDLRRREVIWKNRFDAYIVSLVFHEDYLYGSTNKGEFACMDAKSGMILWRERFRTEVQASPFIAGGLLYLILRDGTTKVIKPDSTKYIEVSENHLPGITDATPAIVDGLMYYRSENMLYCIGEG from the coding sequence ATGAAAAGGTGGTTCTCACTTTTATTTATACTCATTTTAGCTGTTTCTTCCGCAAATGCACAATGGAACCAGTGGCGTGGGGCTGCGGATGGGCAGGGGGAAGTTTCTGGTAAAGGTGCTGTAACCGAATGGTCTGAAAACAAGAATATTATTTGGAAATCGCCTGTTACAGGACGTGGAAGTTCTTCCCCTATTATTTCAGGCGGGAAGATTTTTCTGACGACGGCTGATGAAAAGCGAAACAAGACGTATTTGCTTTGTTATGATCAGAAAACCGGCAAAAAGCTTTGGGAGAAATTAGTCTTTTGGGGGGAGCTGCTAAATAATGTTCATAAGAATAATACGCATGCATCTCCTTCCGTCGCCACAGATGGTGAAACAGTGACTGTTTTATTTGGCTTTAAGAAAGCGATATGGTTGGCGGCTTATACAATTGATGGAAAAGGTCTTTGGGAAAAAGAAGTTGCCAAAGTAAAATCCAATTTTGGATTTGGATCGAGTCCCCTGGTTTACAAGAAGAGCGTCATTGTCCTCTGTGACATGGAACCCAACCCTGTCCTGGTTGCTTACAATCTTTTGGACGGTAAAGAACTTTGGAAATCCTTCCGGGACGGACCAGACGATGCTGATTTTCACAGTTATTCTACCCCACGGATATTTAATATACAGGGTAAGGATCAGTTGGTGACTGTTGGGTTAGGTAGAGTAAAATTCTATGATCCAGACTCAGGGAAAATGCTTTGGGATGTAGAGGCCGGTTCCGATGCTACCGTGGGTACTCCGTTGTTGGATAGACGCTATTTGTATCTAGGAGGTGGATGGCCCCAAATGGGATGTTCAGCCATCGACCTGCGCCGTCGGGAGGTCATTTGGAAGAATCGTTTTGATGCGTACATAGTCTCTTTGGTTTTTCATGAGGACTATCTCTATGGAAGTACTAACAAGGGGGAGTTCGCCTGTATGGATGCGAAGTCGGGAATGATTCTCTGGCGTGAACGTTTTCGAACCGAGGTACAAGCTTCGCCTTTTATCGCGGGAGGTTTATTGTATCTCATATTGCGCGACGGCACCACCAAGGTGATCAAACCCGACTCTACGAAGTATATTGAAGTATCCGAGAATCATTTACCTGGGATAACAGATGCTACTCCAGCCATAGTGGATGGACTGATGTATTATCGGTCAGAAAATATGCTCTATTGTATCGGAGAAGGTTGA
- a CDS encoding sulfatase, which yields MKKFTAIVRSQLGLLLVSVFLNTGTIMVNGEGLPNIILIFVDDMGYADIGPFGARDYPTPNLDKLAQTGRCFSDFHVSAPVCSASRAALLTGVLNTRLGITGAYSPKAEVGLNPNEMTIAELVKQKGYATAAFGKWHLGHNPKFLPTNQGFDEYEGIPYSNDMWPQHPRYAHLPPNDPERFKVYKPLPFVKDEEVINPDLQPADQALLTRRATESALSFINRNHKQPFFLYMPYSMVHVPIFASDRFLGKSGAGLFGDVVMELDWSIGEIINALENHNIRNNTLVIFTTDNGPWLSYGDHAGSAGIYRGQKHTSFDGGTRVPTIMNWPGKIPANTHCDLLASTIDIFPTIAKLIAGKLPAHKIDGLDIRGLMFEQSNNKSPHNFFPQYGRGELQAVRSEHWKLVFPHLSSSLNGRPGGKGGFPVDYENFITELALYDLDNDPGETTDVKDQHPEIFKQLSAAADKYRDDLGDKLTKTTGKNLRQPGILSADDKRLAW from the coding sequence ATGAAAAAATTCACTGCAATTGTGCGATCTCAACTTGGATTACTTCTGGTGTCTGTTTTCCTGAATACAGGCACAATAATGGTTAATGGAGAAGGACTTCCAAATATTATTCTAATTTTCGTAGATGATATGGGTTACGCTGACATCGGTCCTTTTGGTGCAAGAGACTACCCTACTCCAAACCTCGATAAACTTGCTCAAACAGGGCGTTGTTTCTCAGATTTCCATGTAAGCGCCCCCGTATGTTCAGCCTCCCGAGCGGCTTTGCTTACAGGAGTCCTGAATACACGTCTCGGAATTACGGGAGCTTACAGCCCCAAAGCAGAGGTAGGACTTAACCCAAATGAAATGACCATTGCTGAGCTTGTTAAACAAAAAGGCTACGCAACTGCGGCGTTTGGAAAATGGCATTTGGGTCACAATCCGAAATTCCTGCCGACCAACCAGGGATTTGATGAATACGAGGGGATCCCCTATTCCAACGATATGTGGCCTCAACACCCCAGGTATGCACACCTGCCTCCCAACGATCCTGAGCGTTTTAAAGTCTATAAACCACTGCCATTTGTGAAGGATGAAGAAGTTATAAACCCCGATCTGCAGCCAGCCGATCAGGCACTGCTTACACGCCGGGCAACTGAGTCAGCCCTATCATTTATTAATCGAAACCACAAACAACCCTTCTTCCTCTATATGCCGTACTCCATGGTGCATGTGCCCATTTTCGCCAGCGATAGGTTTCTCGGAAAAAGCGGTGCAGGCCTTTTCGGTGATGTCGTAATGGAACTCGATTGGTCTATAGGAGAAATTATAAATGCTTTAGAAAACCATAATATCCGGAACAATACCTTGGTGATCTTCACCACTGATAATGGTCCCTGGTTGTCCTATGGAGATCATGCCGGATCAGCCGGTATTTACCGTGGTCAAAAGCACACCTCGTTCGATGGTGGCACACGAGTTCCAACTATAATGAATTGGCCTGGGAAGATTCCTGCCAACACTCACTGCGATCTTCTAGCTTCAACCATCGATATTTTCCCCACAATCGCAAAACTTATTGCTGGAAAACTTCCTGCTCACAAAATCGATGGTCTAGACATCCGAGGTCTCATGTTTGAACAATCCAATAACAAATCACCGCACAATTTTTTCCCTCAATATGGAAGAGGTGAATTACAGGCGGTTCGAAGTGAACATTGGAAACTCGTCTTTCCGCACCTATCGAGCAGCTTGAACGGAAGGCCCGGTGGAAAAGGCGGATTCCCTGTCGATTATGAAAATTTCATAACAGAGCTAGCCCTGTATGATTTAGACAATGATCCTGGCGAAACTACCGATGTGAAAGATCAACACCCGGAAATATTTAAACAACTATCAGCGGCAGCCGACAAATACCGAGATGACCTGGGCGACAAACTCACGAAAACCACAGGTAAAAATTTGCGTCAACCAGGAATTTTGAGCGCCGACGACAAACGATTGGCCTGGTAG